Proteins from a single region of Pseudopedobacter saltans DSM 12145:
- a CDS encoding four helix bundle protein, translating into MQNYKDLLVWSKSHELVLEVYRLTKDFPKEETFGLVSQLRRAAVSIPTNIAEGSGRFTQKDFASFLQISLGSCQEVEYLVFLAIELKLITETDFELINKLIGENKAMLIALIKKVRL; encoded by the coding sequence TTGCAAAATTATAAAGACCTTTTAGTTTGGAGTAAATCGCATGAGCTGGTTCTAGAAGTCTACAGGCTTACAAAAGATTTTCCCAAAGAGGAAACTTTTGGATTAGTAAGTCAGTTGAGACGAGCAGCGGTATCTATCCCAACAAATATAGCTGAAGGGTCTGGTAGATTCACGCAAAAGGATTTTGCTTCATTTCTGCAAATATCGTTAGGGTCTTGCCAAGAAGTAGAATATCTTGTATTCTTAGCTATTGAACTTAAACTTATAACTGAAACTGACTTTGAGCTTATTAATAAATTAATTGGCGAAAACAAGGCAATGCTTATTGCATTAATCAAGAAAGTCAGACTTTAA
- a CDS encoding Gfo/Idh/MocA family protein yields MEHTEKDSSRRKFIKSGLIAAATFSIVPRHVLGGKNFLAPSDKLYVAGIGTGGKGYSNLKNIYNSEKAVISHLCDVDDRRSAKTREEHPKAKYYQDWRELFDKDHKKFDAVCVSTPDHNHAVIALGAMQLKKHVFVEKPLTHDIYEARVLKDAAKKYKVITQMGNQGASNDGLRKMQEWFEAGVLGDIHTVYCWTDRPVWPQGIPWSTNKAQIPKELNWDLWLGTAQYRDYVDKVVPFNWRGWWDFGTGALGDMGCHLLDAPCSVLHLQSPSQVEASVGTVYVDEFKRGYFPESCPPSSHVILTFNETPRNKTKLKLHWMDGGIKPERPEELDANDNFGGGNGALFIGTKGKMMCGTYNENPRLIPLSRNAEVNVPETKKRVEGSTGGHYKQWVEASIAGFGKGEVSSPFETAAALTESLLIANLAIRAHDVEVLQNGKKTFPGRNIKLIWDDANMRVTNFDEVNQFVKREYREGFKLL; encoded by the coding sequence ATGGAACATACAGAAAAAGATTCTTCTCGCAGGAAATTTATCAAATCAGGACTTATTGCTGCAGCTACCTTTTCAATCGTTCCCAGACATGTTCTGGGAGGAAAGAACTTTTTAGCTCCGAGTGACAAATTGTATGTTGCCGGTATTGGTACCGGAGGGAAGGGCTATTCCAATTTAAAAAATATTTATAATTCGGAAAAAGCTGTTATTTCTCATTTATGCGATGTGGATGATAGAAGGTCTGCTAAGACAAGAGAAGAGCACCCAAAGGCAAAATATTATCAGGACTGGCGGGAGCTTTTTGATAAAGACCATAAAAAGTTTGATGCCGTTTGTGTTTCAACACCTGATCATAATCATGCTGTTATTGCGTTAGGAGCAATGCAGTTGAAAAAACATGTTTTTGTAGAAAAGCCGTTAACACACGACATCTATGAGGCAAGGGTATTGAAAGATGCGGCAAAAAAATATAAAGTAATTACTCAAATGGGAAACCAGGGCGCATCTAATGATGGGCTTAGAAAAATGCAAGAATGGTTTGAAGCAGGAGTTTTAGGAGATATTCATACTGTTTATTGTTGGACGGATAGACCTGTTTGGCCACAAGGAATTCCTTGGTCCACAAATAAAGCCCAAATTCCGAAGGAATTAAATTGGGATTTATGGCTGGGAACTGCACAGTACCGGGATTATGTAGATAAAGTGGTTCCGTTTAATTGGCGCGGTTGGTGGGACTTTGGAACCGGTGCATTGGGAGATATGGGATGTCATTTGCTTGATGCGCCTTGTTCTGTATTGCATCTGCAAAGTCCATCGCAAGTGGAGGCAAGCGTGGGAACGGTATATGTTGATGAGTTTAAACGAGGATATTTTCCGGAAAGCTGTCCTCCATCAAGTCATGTTATTCTTACTTTCAACGAAACTCCAAGAAATAAAACAAAGCTAAAGCTTCACTGGATGGATGGTGGTATTAAACCAGAAAGACCGGAAGAACTAGATGCTAATGACAATTTTGGAGGAGGAAATGGAGCTTTGTTTATTGGTACAAAGGGTAAGATGATGTGCGGTACCTATAATGAGAACCCAAGATTAATACCGCTATCCAGAAACGCAGAAGTGAATGTTCCAGAAACTAAGAAGAGAGTTGAAGGCAGTACAGGGGGGCATTATAAACAATGGGTAGAAGCTTCTATTGCGGGTTTTGGCAAAGGAGAAGTAAGCTCTCCCTTTGAAACAGCGGCAGCGCTTACAGAATCGTTACTTATAGCAAACCTGGCGATAAGAGCCCATGATGTAGAGGTTCTGCAAAATGGTAAGAAAACATTCCCAGGAAGAAATATTAAATTAATTTGGGATGACGCCAATATGAGGGTAACCAATTTCGATGAAGTAAATCAGTTTGTAAAAAGAGAATACCGAGAAGGGTTCAAATTATTATAA
- a CDS encoding c-type cytochrome translates to MNYKFIATAFFMGIFLSVKAQDTNEPLGKQLISKSDCKSCHTEKSKLIGPSYKDIAAKYPSNSKNISLLAGKVIKGGAGVWGQIPMTPHPQMSKKDAEEMVKYILTIK, encoded by the coding sequence ATGAACTATAAATTTATTGCTACTGCTTTTTTTATGGGTATTTTTCTATCCGTTAAGGCACAAGACACAAACGAACCACTGGGCAAACAACTGATATCAAAATCGGATTGTAAATCATGTCACACAGAAAAATCTAAATTAATAGGGCCGTCATATAAAGATATTGCGGCTAAATATCCGTCCAATTCCAAAAATATTTCATTATTAGCCGGAAAAGTAATAAAAGGAGGAGCAGGCGTTTGGGGTCAAATTCCTATGACACCACATCCGCAAATGAGTAAAAAAGATGCCGAAGAGATGGTGAAATATATTTTAACCATTAAATAG
- a CDS encoding calcineurin-like phosphoesterase C-terminal domain-containing protein, translating into MERRSFLQSIGIMAGGMAISLKSNAFTNLKHSNTISGSVTSNGKPLKNVVISDGFEVVATDAKGKYTLPLTDRSEFIVLSTPSGYEFEVDNGYLAKQHENLGARNEYNFKLKKLSKDDTKHQFIIWADPQVKTKGDVKQMLETSVPDVQELVKSMGKDVLVHGITVGDIVWDNHKLIPDYTEAVKRMGIPFFQALGNHDMDYRQGGDETSDRTFKSSYGPTYYSFNRGKAHYVILDDVRYLGTEREYDGYIVQEQLEWLKKDLKYVPKDHLIIVCLHIPVHNSVKNNEELYNILEGRKVHIMSGHTHYNNNYQKNGVYEHVHGTVCGAWWTGPVCGDGAPRGYGVYEVNGNELSWYYKPTGLDKSYQYSYDIQDLTAQKRLIVNVWNWDEQWKVEWWGNNKFMGILEQTKGYDPQTVRLYKGDKLPSSRSWVEPKRTEHLFMAHIDPGVTSIKIKVTDRFGKVYEGAHQLS; encoded by the coding sequence ATGGAAAGAAGAAGTTTCTTACAGTCTATAGGAATTATGGCGGGCGGAATGGCCATTAGTTTAAAGTCTAATGCCTTCACCAACCTTAAACATAGCAATACTATTTCGGGAAGTGTTACAAGTAATGGAAAGCCCCTAAAAAATGTGGTTATTTCAGACGGCTTTGAAGTGGTAGCGACCGATGCAAAAGGTAAATACACTTTACCATTAACTGACCGCTCAGAGTTTATCGTTTTGAGTACCCCTTCAGGATATGAGTTTGAAGTAGACAACGGGTATCTGGCAAAACAGCATGAGAATCTGGGAGCTAGAAATGAATACAATTTTAAATTGAAGAAGTTGTCCAAAGATGATACAAAACATCAGTTTATCATTTGGGCAGACCCTCAGGTAAAGACAAAAGGCGATGTAAAGCAAATGCTGGAAACATCTGTACCTGATGTGCAAGAACTGGTAAAAAGCATGGGTAAAGATGTGTTGGTTCATGGAATAACAGTTGGAGATATTGTTTGGGACAACCATAAATTGATACCAGATTATACAGAAGCAGTTAAAAGAATGGGAATACCATTTTTTCAAGCTCTGGGCAATCATGACATGGATTATAGACAAGGAGGAGATGAAACTTCCGATCGTACCTTTAAATCTAGTTACGGACCAACTTATTACTCTTTTAACAGAGGAAAGGCTCACTATGTAATTCTGGATGATGTGAGATATCTTGGAACAGAGCGAGAATATGACGGCTACATCGTACAAGAACAACTTGAATGGCTCAAGAAAGATTTAAAATATGTTCCCAAAGATCACCTGATAATAGTTTGTCTTCATATCCCCGTTCATAACTCAGTGAAAAATAACGAGGAATTGTATAATATTTTAGAGGGAAGAAAGGTACATATCATGTCTGGACATACACATTACAACAATAATTATCAGAAAAATGGAGTGTACGAACATGTCCATGGAACCGTATGCGGTGCCTGGTGGACAGGTCCGGTATGTGGAGACGGTGCGCCACGTGGATATGGTGTTTATGAAGTGAATGGGAATGAACTTTCCTGGTATTATAAACCAACAGGATTGGACAAAAGCTACCAGTATAGTTATGACATACAAGATCTGACTGCACAAAAAAGATTGATTGTAAATGTGTGGAACTGGGATGAGCAATGGAAAGTGGAATGGTGGGGAAATAATAAGTTTATGGGCATACTGGAACAAACCAAAGGATATGATCCACAGACGGTGCGTTTATATAAAGGTGATAAATTGCCGTCTTCAAGATCCTGGGTAGAACCTAAAAGAACCGAACATTTGTTTATGGCTCATATTGATCCGGGAGTTACTAGTATTAAAATTAAAGTGACAGACAGGTTCGGAAAAGTTTACGAAGGTGCTCATCAGTTATCATAG
- a CDS encoding argininosuccinate synthase has product MKKKVVLAFSGGLDTSFCCIYLSKDLDLEVHSVIVNTGGFSDQELKEIEERAYSLGVASHHAVDAVKGYYDDYLKYLIFGNVLKNNTYPLSVSAERVTQATAIANYAKEINADFVAHGSTGAGNDQVRFDMIFNILIPKVGIITPIRDLKLSREAEIEYLHSHGVNINAEKAKYSINKGIWGTSVGGKETLSSRGVLPEEAWPTQVTKTGQEEVELEFVKGELVAVNGTKYSHPTEAISVLQEIVAPYGIGRDIHVGDTIIGIKGRVGFEAAAPVVIIKAHHALEKHTLTKWQLSWKDQLAMFYGNWMHEGQFHDPVMRDIEAFFINSQKTVSGKVYVQLYPYRFVVEGIESDHDLMSSKYGTYGEMNEGYTGDDVKGFSKIFGNQVSIWHKVNEAKG; this is encoded by the coding sequence ATGAAGAAAAAAGTAGTTTTAGCTTTTAGTGGAGGATTAGATACCTCATTTTGCTGTATCTATTTGTCTAAAGATTTAGATTTAGAAGTACATTCTGTAATTGTAAATACTGGTGGATTTTCTGATCAGGAATTAAAAGAGATTGAAGAGAGAGCTTATAGCTTAGGTGTTGCTTCTCATCATGCAGTTGATGCGGTTAAAGGGTATTATGACGATTATTTAAAATATTTGATTTTTGGAAACGTATTGAAAAACAATACTTATCCGCTTTCTGTAAGTGCAGAGCGTGTTACACAAGCCACTGCAATTGCAAATTATGCAAAAGAAATCAATGCGGATTTTGTAGCACATGGATCCACTGGTGCTGGTAACGATCAGGTGCGTTTTGATATGATATTCAATATCCTGATCCCGAAAGTAGGAATCATTACACCTATACGTGATTTAAAATTGAGTCGTGAAGCCGAGATTGAATATTTGCATTCTCATGGTGTGAATATCAATGCGGAAAAAGCGAAATACTCGATCAATAAGGGTATTTGGGGAACTTCTGTTGGAGGCAAGGAGACTTTATCTTCCAGAGGCGTTTTACCAGAAGAGGCGTGGCCAACACAAGTAACCAAAACAGGTCAGGAAGAAGTGGAGCTGGAATTTGTGAAGGGGGAATTGGTCGCGGTTAATGGAACAAAATATAGCCATCCGACAGAAGCTATTTCAGTTTTACAGGAAATTGTTGCTCCTTATGGAATTGGAAGGGATATCCACGTAGGTGATACGATTATTGGTATAAAAGGTCGCGTTGGATTTGAAGCAGCGGCGCCAGTGGTGATTATTAAAGCGCACCATGCTTTAGAAAAACATACATTAACCAAATGGCAGCTTTCCTGGAAAGACCAATTGGCGATGTTTTACGGAAACTGGATGCATGAAGGGCAATTTCATGATCCGGTAATGAGAGATATCGAAGCTTTTTTCATTAACTCACAAAAAACCGTTTCTGGAAAAGTTTATGTTCAATTATATCCATACCGATTTGTGGTAGAGGGAATTGAGTCTGACCATGATTTAATGAGCAGCAAATATGGTACTTACGGAGAAATGAATGAAGGTTATACTGGCGATGATGTGAAAGGTTTCTCTAAAATATTTGGTAACCAAGTGTCTATTTGGCACAAAGTGAATGAAGCAAAGGGCTAA
- the argC gene encoding N-acetyl-gamma-glutamyl-phosphate reductase has protein sequence MEKIKAGIIGGAGYTGGELLRILVNHAKVEIAFVHSNSNAGNLISDVHTDLFGDTDLRFTDVISQDIDVLFLCVGHGDARKFLEANPINDAIKIIDLSQDFRLKAKSQKPKAESNGQENQPSALSVKPSAFVYGLPELNKESIKKAHNIANPGCFATCIQLALLPLAKAGKLNNEVHIAATTGSTGAGQKPTATSHFSWRNNNLSVYKAFEHQHLNEIGESLHQLQPDFDKAVNFIPYRGDFARGIMASVYLETDLTLEEAEKIYEDFYADAPFTHVSKQNIDLKQVVNTNKCLLHLEKHGNKLMILSITDNLLKGASGQAVQNMNLMFGFDEKEGLRLKAVNF, from the coding sequence ATGGAAAAAATTAAAGCTGGAATTATTGGAGGTGCCGGATATACCGGGGGTGAACTTTTAAGAATATTGGTAAACCATGCGAAAGTAGAAATTGCTTTTGTACATAGTAACAGTAATGCCGGAAATTTAATTTCAGACGTTCATACTGATTTATTTGGGGATACAGATTTAAGATTCACCGATGTGATTTCGCAGGATATAGATGTCTTGTTCCTTTGCGTTGGTCATGGTGATGCGAGAAAATTCCTGGAAGCTAATCCGATAAATGATGCCATAAAGATTATTGATTTATCTCAGGACTTTCGTTTAAAGGCTAAAAGCCAAAAGCCAAAAGCGGAAAGCAATGGACAGGAAAATCAGCCTTCAGCTTTAAGTGTTAAGCCTTCGGCCTTTGTGTACGGTTTGCCGGAGCTGAACAAAGAATCAATAAAGAAGGCTCATAATATCGCTAATCCGGGTTGTTTTGCTACTTGTATACAATTGGCATTATTGCCTTTGGCAAAAGCTGGGAAACTGAATAATGAAGTGCACATTGCTGCGACAACGGGGTCTACTGGAGCTGGACAAAAGCCCACTGCGACGAGCCATTTTAGCTGGAGAAACAACAATCTTTCGGTTTATAAAGCTTTTGAACATCAGCATTTGAATGAAATAGGTGAGAGCTTACATCAGTTACAACCGGATTTCGATAAAGCCGTCAATTTTATCCCTTACCGGGGAGATTTTGCCCGAGGCATTATGGCCTCTGTTTATTTAGAAACCGATTTGACTCTGGAAGAAGCAGAGAAAATCTACGAAGACTTTTACGCCGATGCGCCATTTACGCATGTCAGTAAGCAAAATATAGATTTAAAACAAGTCGTAAATACCAATAAATGCTTACTGCATTTAGAGAAACACGGCAACAAATTGATGATTTTGTCTATTACAGACAATTTGTTGAAAGGCGCTTCTGGTCAGGCAGTACAAAATATGAACCTGATGTTTGGTTTTGATGAGAAGGAAGGATTGAGATTGAAAGCGGTTAATTTTTAA
- a CDS encoding gluconate 2-dehydrogenase subunit 3 family protein, whose amino-acid sequence MKMNRRDALAAVGALLGTTFISEELFAVSKFGGQTALKTNDLFSAKDIQLLDEVADTIIPETKTPGAKAAKVGEFMALMITDCYTPNVRDNFIKGLTQINEESNTMFGKAFLSCSPEERKVLLIKLDKDQKENQRAKKPTHYFRLMKELTLLGYFTSEIGGTQQLTYEEVPGKYEGCISYKKGDPVYLNP is encoded by the coding sequence ATGAAAATGAATAGACGCGATGCGCTCGCAGCAGTAGGAGCTTTACTAGGGACAACCTTTATCAGTGAAGAACTATTTGCAGTATCGAAATTTGGCGGACAAACCGCATTAAAAACCAATGATCTTTTTTCTGCGAAAGATATTCAGCTTTTAGACGAGGTTGCGGATACAATAATTCCCGAAACTAAAACCCCGGGAGCAAAAGCTGCTAAAGTGGGTGAATTTATGGCATTAATGATTACCGATTGTTATACGCCAAATGTTAGGGACAATTTTATAAAAGGTCTTACTCAAATAAACGAAGAATCGAATACGATGTTTGGAAAGGCATTTCTTTCATGCTCTCCCGAAGAACGAAAAGTATTGTTGATTAAGTTGGACAAAGATCAGAAGGAAAATCAGCGAGCCAAGAAGCCGACTCACTATTTCAGATTGATGAAAGAATTAACTTTATTAGGCTATTTTACTTCTGAAATTGGAGGTACACAACAATTGACTTATGAGGAAGTTCCTGGAAAATATGAAGGATGTATTTCGTATAAAAAAGGAGATCCCGTATATTTAAACCCATAA
- a CDS encoding sugar phosphate isomerase/epimerase family protein, translating into MNTLRRSFLICLSLVLSLSILANAKTQPRAYGLQLYSLRNEFGKRSVEDIISQVSKAGYSFVEPYGYSKKNGFWGLSPKNFKKLLDKYKLTTQGGHYEFGFLEKGTIDHDVLEDYISVAKTLNQKYIIVPHINKKIFDSEAKVKEFAGKLKVVSEIFRKAGLKLAYHNHDFEFNNLGGNTGYEILLKELKSSEMEFEIDLYWAVRANQNIDALFKEYPGRFTMWHIKDIRKSDETKNTEIGNGTIDYKKILKEAKLAGLKYAIVEQENFEIDPFESINRSIKYLKSIQ; encoded by the coding sequence ATGAATACTTTAAGAAGAAGTTTTTTGATATGCCTTTCTTTGGTTTTATCGTTAAGTATATTGGCTAATGCAAAAACTCAACCAAGGGCTTATGGATTACAGCTTTATTCGTTAAGAAACGAGTTTGGTAAAAGAAGTGTAGAAGATATAATTTCACAAGTTTCCAAAGCAGGTTATTCTTTTGTAGAGCCTTATGGATATTCCAAAAAGAACGGTTTTTGGGGACTAAGCCCTAAAAACTTCAAGAAACTTCTGGACAAATACAAATTAACTACTCAGGGTGGGCATTACGAGTTTGGATTTTTGGAAAAAGGTACCATAGATCATGACGTATTAGAAGATTATATCAGTGTGGCGAAAACCTTAAATCAAAAATATATTATTGTTCCACATATAAATAAGAAGATTTTTGATTCGGAAGCGAAGGTTAAAGAGTTTGCCGGAAAATTGAAAGTAGTGTCTGAAATCTTCCGAAAAGCAGGATTGAAACTGGCTTATCATAACCACGATTTTGAATTTAATAATTTAGGTGGAAATACCGGTTATGAAATCTTATTAAAAGAATTGAAGTCTTCTGAAATGGAATTCGAAATAGATTTGTATTGGGCTGTCAGAGCCAATCAAAATATTGATGCTTTATTTAAAGAATACCCGGGCAGATTTACCATGTGGCACATAAAAGATATTCGGAAGTCTGATGAGACCAAGAATACCGAAATTGGAAATGGGACCATTGACTATAAGAAAATCCTGAAAGAAGCTAAGCTTGCAGGTTTGAAATATGCAATTGTAGAACAGGAAAATTTTGAAATAGATCCGTTCGAAAGTATCAACAGGAGCATAAAATATTTGAAAAGTATACAATAA
- a CDS encoding N-acetyltransferase, which translates to MHINDFNILVAGVQHVGFAQTIVDEMEASAKVRGTGIAKRSPEYVANKMLEGKAVIALHKDGTWAGFCYIETWSHGEFVANSGLIVNPIYRKAGLAKAIKFKIFELSRQKYPDAKIFGLTTGLAVMKINSELGYEPVTYSQLSQDDNFWKGCQSCVNYDILMSKNRQNCMCTAMLYDPEDKRIQEEERLKKITKKATLLERIEAKLRNSLKMVTVNLFRTQNA; encoded by the coding sequence ATGCACATTAACGATTTTAATATTCTTGTTGCCGGAGTTCAACATGTAGGTTTTGCACAAACTATTGTTGATGAAATGGAGGCCTCTGCAAAAGTTAGAGGAACCGGAATTGCCAAGCGTTCGCCGGAATATGTCGCCAATAAAATGTTGGAAGGTAAGGCCGTAATTGCTTTGCATAAAGACGGAACATGGGCAGGATTCTGTTATATTGAAACCTGGAGCCATGGAGAGTTTGTGGCAAATTCGGGTTTAATTGTAAATCCAATCTATAGAAAAGCAGGATTGGCTAAAGCAATTAAATTTAAGATTTTCGAATTGTCAAGACAAAAATATCCGGATGCAAAGATTTTTGGACTAACTACAGGATTGGCCGTAATGAAGATTAACTCGGAATTAGGGTACGAACCGGTGACTTATTCGCAGCTTTCACAGGATGATAACTTTTGGAAAGGATGTCAAAGTTGTGTAAATTACGACATTTTAATGTCTAAGAACAGACAAAACTGCATGTGTACTGCGATGCTTTACGATCCTGAAGACAAGAGAATTCAGGAAGAAGAACGCTTAAAAAAAATCACCAAAAAAGCCACTTTATTAGAGCGTATAGAAGCTAAGCTTCGTAACTCTTTAAAAATGGTAACTGTTAATTTGTTTAGAACCCAAAACGCATAA